In one Mus caroli chromosome 14, CAROLI_EIJ_v1.1, whole genome shotgun sequence genomic region, the following are encoded:
- the Styx gene encoding serine/threonine/tyrosine-interacting protein isoform X2, with amino-acid sequence MEDVKLEFPSLPQCKDDAEEWTYPMRREMQEVLPGLFLGPYSSAMKSKLPILQKHGITHIICIRQNIEANFIKPNFQQLFRYLVLDIADNPVENIIRFFPMTKEFIDGSLQNGGKVLVHGNAGISRSAAFVIAYIMETFGMKYRDAFAYVQERRFCINPNAGFVHQLQEYEAIYLAKLTIQMMSPLQIERSLAVHSGTTGSVKRTHEEDDDFGNMQVATAQNG; translated from the exons gAGTGGACTTACCCTATGAGACGAGAGATGCAG GAAGTTTTGCCTGGATTGTTCTTAGGCCCATACTCTTCTGCTATGAAAAGCAAG CTACCTATACTTCAGAAACATGGCATAACTCATATAATTTGCATACGGCAAAATATTGAAGCAAACTTTATTAAACCAAACTTTCAACAATTATTTAG ATATTTAGTTTTGGATATTGCTGATAATCCAGTTGAAAACATAATACGTTTTTTCCCTATG ACTAAAGAGTTTATTGATGGAAGCTTACAAAATGGAg GAAAAGTTCTTGTCCATGGGAATGCAGGTATCTCTAGAAG tGCTGCCTTTGTCATTGCATACATCATGGAGACGTTTGGGATGAAATACAG aGATGCGTTTGCTTATGTCCAAGAAAGGAGATTTTGTATTAATCCTAATGCTGGATTTGTCCACCAACTTCAG GAATATGAAGCCATCTACTTAGCAAAATTAACAATACAGATGATGTCACCACTCCAAATAGAAAGGTCCTTAGCTGTTCATTCTGGTACCACAG GTAGTGTGAAGAGAACACATGAGGAAGATGATGACTTTGGAAACATGCAAGTGGCAACCGCACAGAATGGCTGA
- the Styx gene encoding serine/threonine/tyrosine-interacting protein isoform X1, with the protein MEDVKLEFPSLPQCKDDAEEWTYPMRREMQEVLPGLFLGPYSSAMKSKLPILQKHGITHIICIRQNIEANFIKPNFQQLFRYLVLDIADNPVENIIRFFPMTKEFIDGSLQNGGKVLVHGNAGISRSAAFVIAYIMETFGMKYRDAFAYVQERRFCINPNAGFVHQLQEYEAIYLAKLTIQMMSPLQIERSLAVHSGTTGSVKRTHEEDDDFGNMQVATAQNG; encoded by the exons gAGTGGACTTACCCTATGAGACGAGAGATGCAG GAAGTTTTGCCTGGATTGTTCTTAGGCCCATACTCTTCTGCTATGAAAAGCAAG CTACCTATACTTCAGAAACATGGCATAACTCATATAATTTGCATACGGCAAAATATTGAAGCAAACTTTATTAAACCAAACTTTCAACAATTATTTAG ATATTTAGTTTTGGATATTGCTGATAATCCAGTTGAAAACATAATACGTTTTTTCCCTATG ACTAAAGAGTTTATTGATGGAAGCTTACAAAATGGAg GAAAAGTTCTTGTCCATGGGAATGCAGGTATCTCTAGAAG tGCTGCCTTTGTCATTGCATACATCATGGAGACGTTTGGGATGAAATACAG aGATGCGTTTGCTTATGTCCAAGAAAGGAGATTTTGTATTAATCCTAATGCTGGATTTGTCCACCAACTTCAG gAATATGAAGCCATCTACTTAGCAAAATTAACAATACAGATGATGTCACCACTCCAAATAGAAAGGTCCTTAGCTGTTCATTCTGGTACCACAG GTAGTGTGAAGAGAACACATGAGGAAGATGATGACTTTGGAAACATGCAAGTGGCAACCGCACAGAATGGCTGA